A single region of the Jatrophihabitans sp. GAS493 genome encodes:
- a CDS encoding substrate-binding domain-containing protein, translating to MSNRHSAGIAVQWRITRPALAFICVLVLGVVAASAMAIRSFGSSTTAPQTCSATVTIRVAAAHAMVKPLQAHADRWNQIHFVRSGKCIKAAVYEASASTEAALLATSSADKPTIWVPDSNYWVEKLQTDLKTRGKDGHIQRLTAHPALAISPLVLVTTPAKSAELAAKGGVTWASLDAAGTQLAMENPLVSSEGLVSLVAMESTLGTQPNFNLGEAIAGMAPKALPDADAGFAMLLAAPKTAPMFLATEQEVAAENALHKSNFAAATYPSDGTLSLDFPAVRLDYPGDDPVLGPGADGFYESFAAGAAQSVNPVGLRDGTGVAKPLSGADVSTFALPFAKLPTPAPGTANTVWSAWPTTTRNARVLFAMDISSLMHSDVANGESMISMETSSAISLASNYLPDTAQFGLWGYATHLTSTLDWLEQVSLGPLGDPYNNGTRREAVQAQTALVNTTTNDGSAVYDTALAAFYNVTNNYVPGRTNAVVLMTGSGNRDASSVTLDQLLTTLRQRFNPAKPVHIISIAIGDGADNSALNLIAAATGGSSYIAESSAQALQILLDTFVQPPA from the coding sequence ATGTCGAATCGACATTCTGCGGGTATCGCCGTGCAGTGGCGTATCACCCGGCCTGCCCTGGCGTTCATCTGCGTGCTCGTGCTCGGCGTGGTGGCCGCCTCGGCGATGGCGATTCGCAGCTTTGGATCCAGCACGACCGCACCCCAGACCTGTTCGGCGACGGTGACGATCCGAGTGGCCGCCGCGCACGCCATGGTGAAGCCGCTGCAGGCCCATGCCGATCGCTGGAACCAGATCCACTTCGTTCGCAGTGGCAAATGCATCAAGGCCGCCGTCTACGAGGCGTCCGCCTCCACCGAGGCCGCACTGCTGGCCACCAGTTCGGCCGACAAGCCGACCATCTGGGTTCCGGACTCCAACTACTGGGTGGAGAAGCTGCAGACCGACCTCAAGACCCGCGGCAAGGACGGACACATCCAGCGGCTCACCGCCCATCCGGCGCTGGCGATCTCGCCGCTGGTGCTCGTCACGACGCCGGCCAAGTCGGCCGAATTGGCGGCCAAGGGCGGCGTCACCTGGGCCAGTCTCGACGCGGCCGGAACCCAATTGGCAATGGAGAACCCGTTGGTCAGCAGCGAGGGGCTGGTCAGCCTGGTCGCGATGGAGTCAACGCTCGGCACCCAACCCAACTTCAACCTGGGCGAGGCGATCGCCGGAATGGCACCTAAGGCGCTACCCGATGCTGATGCCGGATTCGCCATGCTGCTCGCCGCTCCGAAGACCGCCCCCATGTTCCTGGCCACCGAGCAGGAGGTGGCCGCCGAGAACGCCCTGCACAAGTCCAACTTCGCCGCCGCCACCTACCCCTCGGACGGAACCCTCAGCCTCGACTTTCCAGCGGTGCGCCTGGACTACCCCGGAGACGATCCGGTTCTCGGTCCGGGCGCCGATGGGTTCTACGAATCGTTTGCCGCGGGCGCCGCCCAATCGGTGAATCCGGTCGGCCTTCGGGACGGCACGGGTGTCGCCAAGCCGCTGTCGGGAGCCGACGTCAGCACCTTCGCATTGCCCTTCGCGAAACTACCGACCCCCGCACCGGGAACCGCGAACACGGTGTGGAGCGCCTGGCCCACCACCACCCGAAACGCGCGAGTCCTATTCGCGATGGACATCTCGTCGCTGATGCACAGCGATGTGGCCAACGGCGAGTCGATGATCTCCATGGAGACCTCCTCGGCGATCTCGCTGGCCTCGAACTACCTCCCGGATACCGCGCAGTTCGGGCTCTGGGGGTATGCCACCCACCTGACCTCGACGCTCGACTGGCTGGAGCAGGTCAGCCTCGGCCCGCTCGGAGATCCATACAACAACGGCACCAGGCGGGAGGCGGTGCAGGCACAGACGGCGTTGGTCAACACCACCACGAACGACGGCAGTGCGGTCTATGACACGGCGCTGGCTGCGTTCTACAACGTCACCAACAACTACGTTCCGGGTCGCACCAACGCCGTCGTGCTGATGACCGGCAGCGGCAACCGTGACGCCAGTAGCGTCACGTTGGACCAGCTGCTCACCACCCTGCGGCAGCGCTTCAATCCGGCCAAGCCGGTCCACATCATCTCGATCGCGATCGGCGACGGCGCCGACAACAGTGCGCTGAATCTGATCGCGGCGGCGACCGGAGGCAGCAGCTACATAGCCGAGTCCTCGGCCCAGGCGCTGCAGATCTTGCTGGACACCTTCGTCCAACCGCCGGCCTAA
- the glgX gene encoding glycogen debranching protein GlgX: protein MQIWPGVPYPLGATYDGSGTNFALFSEVAEKVEVCLFDDGVETRIEMPEMDGFVWHVFLPSVEPGQLYGYRVHGPNDPAKGLRCNPSKLLLDPYAKAIDGQINWHPSLFSYQLEFPGNANDDDSAEHMPKSVVISPFFDWGVDRPPKHPYAESVIYEAHVKGLTQTHPEVPEQLRGTYAGIAHPAIISHLTELGISTIELMPVHHFVNDSVLLDRGLSNYWGYNTIGFFAPDSRYTSSGSPGGQVQEFKAMVRALHRADIEVILDVVYNHTAEGNHMGPTLCFRGIDNAAYYRLVDDSPEHYMDYTGTGNTLNVRHPHSLQLIMDSLRYWVTEMHVDGFRFDLAATLAREFYDVDRLSTFFELVQQDPVVSQVKLIAEPWDVGPGGYQVGNFPPQWTEWNGKYRDTVRDFWRGEPATIGEFAARLTGSADLYEHSGRRPVASINFVTAHDGFTLTDLVSYNEKHNDANGEGNNDGESHNRSWNCGVEGPTDDKAVLALRAQQRRNFLATLFLSQGVPMLCHGDELGRTQQGNNNGYCQDNEISWIDWTNIDVDLLAFARQLAELRRQHPVFRRRRFFDGRPVRRRGPVQPGGTVAVSDIVWFTPLGEEMTEEDWGSGFGRSIAVYLNGNGIPDRSPTGERLRDDSFMLCFSAHDEAIDFSVASSEYGEQWEIVLDTANVDPDENVVVGAGETISVGPRALVVLRQVA, encoded by the coding sequence ATGCAGATCTGGCCCGGAGTTCCCTACCCGCTCGGGGCGACCTACGACGGATCAGGGACCAACTTCGCGCTCTTCAGTGAAGTGGCTGAGAAAGTAGAGGTCTGCCTCTTCGACGACGGCGTCGAGACCCGTATCGAAATGCCGGAAATGGATGGCTTCGTCTGGCATGTGTTTCTGCCCAGCGTCGAGCCCGGCCAGCTCTACGGCTACCGGGTACACGGCCCGAACGACCCGGCCAAGGGCCTGCGCTGCAACCCCTCGAAGCTGCTGCTTGATCCCTACGCGAAGGCCATCGACGGCCAGATCAACTGGCATCCGTCGCTGTTCAGTTACCAACTGGAGTTCCCGGGCAACGCCAACGACGACGACTCCGCCGAACATATGCCGAAATCGGTGGTGATCAGCCCGTTCTTCGACTGGGGAGTGGACCGTCCGCCGAAACACCCCTACGCGGAGAGCGTCATCTACGAGGCTCACGTCAAGGGTCTGACCCAGACCCATCCCGAGGTGCCGGAGCAACTGCGCGGCACCTACGCCGGGATCGCGCACCCGGCGATCATCTCCCATCTCACCGAACTCGGGATCTCGACCATCGAACTGATGCCCGTTCACCATTTCGTGAACGATTCAGTCCTGCTCGATCGTGGGCTGTCGAACTACTGGGGCTACAACACCATCGGTTTCTTCGCTCCCGACTCCCGCTATACCTCCAGCGGCTCGCCCGGCGGCCAGGTGCAGGAGTTCAAAGCGATGGTGCGCGCCCTGCACCGGGCGGATATCGAGGTGATCCTCGATGTGGTCTACAACCACACCGCCGAGGGCAACCACATGGGACCGACCCTCTGCTTCCGCGGCATCGACAACGCCGCCTACTACCGACTCGTCGACGACAGCCCCGAGCACTACATGGACTACACCGGCACCGGCAATACGCTCAACGTGCGGCACCCGCACTCACTTCAGCTCATCATGGATTCGCTGCGGTATTGGGTTACCGAGATGCACGTGGACGGCTTCCGCTTCGACCTCGCGGCGACCCTGGCCCGCGAGTTCTACGACGTCGACCGACTCTCGACCTTCTTCGAACTGGTCCAGCAGGATCCGGTCGTCAGCCAGGTGAAGCTGATCGCCGAGCCGTGGGACGTCGGTCCAGGTGGGTACCAGGTCGGCAACTTCCCGCCGCAGTGGACGGAGTGGAACGGCAAGTATCGCGACACCGTTCGCGACTTCTGGCGCGGCGAGCCGGCGACGATCGGCGAGTTCGCAGCCCGTCTCACCGGTTCGGCCGATCTCTACGAGCACTCCGGTCGCCGCCCCGTGGCCAGCATCAACTTCGTCACCGCCCACGACGGCTTCACCCTCACCGACCTGGTCTCCTACAACGAGAAGCACAACGACGCCAACGGCGAGGGGAACAACGACGGCGAGAGCCACAACCGTTCGTGGAACTGTGGGGTCGAGGGCCCCACCGACGACAAGGCGGTGCTGGCCCTGCGAGCCCAGCAGCGGCGCAACTTCCTCGCCACACTCTTCCTCTCCCAGGGCGTGCCGATGCTCTGCCACGGCGACGAGTTGGGGCGCACTCAGCAGGGCAACAACAACGGTTACTGCCAGGACAACGAGATCAGCTGGATCGACTGGACCAACATCGACGTCGATCTGCTGGCCTTCGCCCGGCAGCTCGCCGAACTGCGCCGGCAGCATCCCGTCTTCCGCCGCCGTCGATTCTTCGACGGCCGCCCGGTCCGCCGCCGCGGCCCGGTCCAGCCCGGCGGAACCGTGGCGGTGAGTGACATCGTCTGGTTCACCCCACTGGGCGAGGAGATGACCGAAGAAGATTGGGGTTCCGGTTTCGGGCGGTCCATCGCGGTCTATCTCAACGGCAACGGCATACCCGATCGCTCCCCCACCGGCGAGCGGCTACGGGACGACTCGTTCATGCTCTGCTTCAGTGCGCACGATGAAGCGATCGACTTCTCCGTCGCCAGCAGCGAATATGGCGAGCAGTGGGAGATCGTGCTCGACACGGCGAATGTCGATCCGGATGAGAATGTGGTGGTGGGGGCCGGAGAGACGATATCGGTTGGGCCCCGCGCCCTCGTCGTACTGCGACAGGTGGCGTGA
- the treY gene encoding malto-oligosyltrehalose synthase, which yields MAHSPTSTYRLQIRPSFELDAAAALVDYLDALGADAAYLSPILRSADGSDHGYDVVDHSVIDPARGGDAGWRRFIDAAGKRGRGVVVDIVPNHAGVADASQNAAWWDVLRLGQASRFARWFDIEWSRGRLLIPVLGDDFDAGNDLKIEGDELRYFDHRYPIAPDTSHPGDTPAEVHDRQHYQLVSYHLEQTEQNYRRFFAVTSLAGLRVEDEAVFDATHARVLDWVRHDGIIGLRLDHPDGLADPAGYLERLRAATGDCWITVEKILEPGEQLPTTWPVAGTTGYDALTEVSNVLIDPTVEPRFDALYRELSGDALDFHEHVARGKRTAVETILQAEVSRLARLVPSVERARDALAELLIAFPVYRSYLPDGREYLDQAVTLASSTRPDLAATIAALLPQLANPVEELCARFQQTSGAVMAKGVEDTAYYRYNRFVALNEVGGNPAQFGGSVAEFHQAQQVRQRVAPLGMTTLSTHDTKRGEDVRARLFALSEFGDAWAATVRGLLTAAPIPNASFAYLLWQTFVGVGFIDRGRMHAYAEKAMREAADGTGWADPDESFEQSVHAAVDAAYDRPEVHQPLAELISTITGFGWSNSLSQKLIQLTMPGIPDVYQGTELWEDSLVDPDNRRPVDFNQRRGLLARLGRNGRPLIDESGAAKLLVVSRTLAARRDHPELFGGYTPITGSGAAAEHLVGYDRGGAITLATRLPAGLQRRGGWGSTAVQLGDATFLDVFTGRTVTGSVELSSLLDLLPVALLLPQ from the coding sequence ATGGCCCATTCTCCGACCAGTACCTATCGGCTGCAGATTCGTCCCAGCTTTGAGCTGGACGCCGCCGCCGCACTCGTGGACTATCTCGACGCTCTCGGGGCCGACGCGGCCTACCTCTCGCCGATACTCCGATCGGCGGATGGATCAGACCACGGCTACGACGTGGTCGACCACTCGGTCATTGACCCGGCGCGCGGCGGCGACGCCGGGTGGCGGCGGTTCATCGACGCCGCCGGCAAGCGGGGACGGGGCGTCGTCGTCGACATCGTGCCCAACCATGCAGGGGTAGCCGACGCCAGCCAGAACGCGGCCTGGTGGGACGTGCTGCGCCTCGGCCAGGCGTCCCGGTTCGCCCGTTGGTTCGACATCGAGTGGAGCCGCGGACGTCTGCTCATCCCGGTGCTGGGCGACGACTTCGATGCCGGTAACGATCTGAAGATCGAGGGCGACGAGCTGCGGTACTTCGACCATCGTTACCCGATCGCCCCCGACACCAGCCATCCCGGTGACACGCCGGCCGAGGTGCACGACCGGCAGCATTATCAGTTGGTCAGCTACCACCTGGAGCAGACCGAACAGAACTATCGCCGCTTCTTCGCGGTGACCTCACTGGCCGGCCTACGCGTCGAGGACGAAGCTGTCTTCGACGCCACCCATGCGCGGGTGCTCGACTGGGTTAGGCACGACGGCATCATCGGGCTGCGACTGGATCACCCAGACGGACTTGCCGACCCGGCGGGGTACCTGGAACGGCTGCGCGCCGCGACCGGGGACTGCTGGATCACCGTCGAGAAGATTCTCGAGCCGGGCGAGCAGCTGCCGACGACGTGGCCGGTGGCCGGCACAACCGGCTACGACGCGCTGACCGAAGTCAGCAATGTCCTGATAGATCCGACCGTCGAGCCGCGCTTCGATGCGCTCTACCGCGAGCTCAGCGGCGATGCCCTGGATTTTCACGAGCATGTCGCGCGTGGAAAGCGAACCGCGGTCGAGACGATCCTGCAGGCCGAGGTCTCACGGCTGGCCCGGCTCGTGCCGTCGGTCGAGCGGGCGCGCGACGCGCTGGCCGAGCTCCTCATCGCCTTTCCGGTGTACCGCTCCTACCTCCCCGATGGCCGGGAGTACCTGGATCAGGCGGTCACTCTGGCCAGCTCGACCCGGCCGGACCTCGCCGCGACCATCGCCGCGCTACTGCCGCAGCTGGCCAATCCGGTGGAGGAGCTCTGCGCACGGTTCCAGCAGACCTCGGGTGCGGTCATGGCCAAGGGGGTCGAGGACACCGCCTACTACCGTTACAACCGCTTCGTTGCACTGAACGAGGTCGGCGGCAATCCGGCCCAATTCGGCGGCTCCGTCGCGGAATTCCATCAGGCGCAGCAGGTCCGCCAGCGGGTCGCACCGCTCGGCATGACCACCCTGTCGACCCATGACACCAAGCGGGGCGAGGACGTCCGGGCCCGCCTCTTCGCGCTGAGCGAGTTCGGCGATGCCTGGGCGGCTACGGTACGCGGGTTGCTGACCGCGGCGCCGATCCCGAACGCTTCGTTCGCCTATCTGCTGTGGCAGACGTTCGTCGGGGTCGGCTTCATCGATCGAGGTCGCATGCACGCCTACGCCGAGAAGGCCATGCGCGAGGCGGCCGACGGCACGGGGTGGGCAGACCCGGACGAGAGTTTCGAGCAGAGCGTGCACGCTGCGGTCGATGCCGCCTACGACCGCCCCGAGGTCCACCAACCGCTGGCCGAGCTCATCTCGACCATCACCGGCTTCGGCTGGAGCAATTCGCTCTCCCAGAAGCTGATTCAACTGACCATGCCGGGGATCCCGGACGTCTACCAGGGCACCGAGCTCTGGGAGGACAGCCTGGTCGATCCCGACAACCGCCGTCCGGTGGACTTCAACCAGCGTCGCGGGTTGCTAGCGCGGCTGGGGCGGAACGGCCGGCCGCTGATCGACGAGTCGGGCGCGGCCAAACTTCTGGTCGTGTCGCGCACGCTGGCCGCCCGCCGCGACCACCCCGAGCTCTTCGGCGGGTACACCCCGATCACCGGATCCGGCGCCGCGGCTGAGCATTTGGTCGGCTACGATCGCGGCGGCGCGATAACGCTCGCGACTCGGCTCCCCGCCGGGCTGCAGCGTCGGGGCGGCTGGGGATCGACGGCGGTGCAACTCGGGGACGCCACATTCCTCGACGTCTTCACCGGACGAACTGTCACCGGGAGCGTCGAGCTGTCGAGCCTGCTGGATCTCCTCCCGGTGGCCCTGCTGCTTCCCCAGTAA
- a CDS encoding PPK2 family polyphosphate kinase, with product MAPRQHSLRSALAVAPGTVNLAGYDSGDTPLAPGKKKATESATLQHADDLAQLQERLFAERKRSLLLVLQGIDTAGKGGVISHVVGLLGPAGTTVTAFKKPTPEEAAHHFLWRIRRALPDRGMIAAFDRSHYEDVIVPRVHETIPQAEWAQRYDEINAFESALSDSGTVIVKCFLNISYATQRDRLLARLDDPTKRWKFREGDIDERAYWSDYQVAYTAMVQNCSTEVAPWYIVPSDHKWYRNWAVGEIVRETLAEMDPQYPATDLDLPRLARRLAPPY from the coding sequence ATGGCACCCCGTCAGCATTCTCTTCGCTCCGCGCTCGCCGTCGCCCCCGGAACAGTGAACTTGGCCGGGTACGACTCGGGTGACACGCCGCTCGCCCCTGGCAAGAAGAAGGCGACCGAGTCGGCCACCCTGCAGCACGCGGACGACCTGGCGCAACTGCAGGAGCGACTCTTCGCCGAGCGGAAGCGCAGTCTGTTACTTGTGCTGCAGGGGATCGATACTGCCGGAAAAGGTGGGGTGATCTCGCACGTCGTCGGGCTGCTGGGGCCAGCCGGGACGACGGTGACCGCCTTCAAGAAGCCGACGCCGGAGGAGGCCGCTCACCACTTCCTCTGGAGAATCCGGCGAGCGCTGCCCGATCGCGGGATGATCGCCGCCTTCGACCGTTCGCACTACGAGGACGTCATCGTTCCCCGGGTCCACGAGACGATCCCGCAGGCGGAGTGGGCGCAGCGCTACGACGAGATCAACGCGTTCGAGTCCGCGCTGAGCGACTCCGGAACGGTCATCGTCAAGTGCTTCCTGAACATCTCCTACGCCACCCAGCGCGACCGACTGCTGGCCCGCCTCGACGACCCGACCAAGCGGTGGAAGTTTCGCGAGGGCGACATCGACGAGCGTGCCTACTGGAGCGACTATCAGGTGGCATATACGGCGATGGTGCAGAACTGCTCCACGGAGGTCGCACCGTGGTACATCGTGCCTAGCGATCACAAGTGGTATCGCAACTGGGCGGTGGGGGAGATCGTTCGAGAGACGCTCGCCGAGATGGATCCGCAGTACCCGGCCACCGATCTCGACCTTCCCCGGCTGGCTCGGCGGCTGGCACCGCCGTACTGA
- the treZ gene encoding malto-oligosyltrehalose trehalohydrolase, which produces MRLWAPQAERVRLRTASGEAELISRDGQWWELPADTEREQLKLAAGTDYVFLLDDSDDELPDPRSRWQPAGVHGPSRSYDDESFVWSDSEWTGRVLPGAILYELHIGTFTPGATFDSAIEKLDHLVDLGITHVELLPVNAFNGVWNWGYDGVDWYAVHDAYGGPDGLKRFVDAAHRRGLAVVLDVVYNHLGPSGNYLPKFGPYLKSGRNTWGDLVNLEVEAVRRFIIDNALMWLRDFHIDGLRLDAVHALVDSSTPHLLTQLATEVDALSAAIRRPLSLIAESDLNDPVMITSRESGGHGLTAQWDDDVHHSLHALLTGERQGYYDDFGSFEGLRKVLTSAFFHDGTYSTFRRRRHGAPVNRVTTPGYRFVVCLQNHDQIGNRAVGDRLPEITSSGRLKIGAVLLLTSPFTPMLWMGEEWRAATRWPFFTSHPEPELAEATGAGRLAEFADHGWDTSQMINPQDPAAYREAILDWSEPSRGEHREMLELYRRLIALRHETADLSDPRLDLVSVDLDEARSCIVVHRGRIRVLVNLDDAAHDFDVAAEEVLLATGECSQQAGVITVGRESAAIVQL; this is translated from the coding sequence ATGCGTCTCTGGGCGCCCCAAGCCGAACGGGTCCGGCTCCGCACCGCCTCCGGCGAGGCCGAGCTGATCAGCCGCGACGGGCAGTGGTGGGAACTCCCGGCGGATACCGAACGCGAACAACTGAAGTTGGCCGCCGGCACCGACTACGTCTTCCTACTCGACGATTCCGACGACGAGCTGCCCGATCCACGGTCGCGGTGGCAACCGGCCGGTGTGCACGGGCCGAGCCGCAGCTACGACGACGAGTCGTTTGTCTGGAGCGACTCGGAGTGGACCGGCCGGGTTCTGCCGGGCGCGATCCTCTATGAGCTGCACATCGGCACCTTCACCCCCGGCGCCACATTCGACTCGGCGATCGAGAAGCTGGATCACCTTGTCGACTTGGGGATAACGCATGTCGAACTGCTGCCGGTGAACGCCTTCAACGGTGTCTGGAACTGGGGCTACGACGGGGTGGATTGGTATGCCGTACATGACGCCTACGGCGGCCCCGACGGGCTCAAGCGCTTCGTCGACGCGGCCCACCGACGCGGCCTCGCGGTGGTGCTCGACGTCGTCTACAACCACCTCGGGCCGAGCGGCAACTACCTGCCCAAGTTCGGCCCCTATCTGAAGTCGGGGCGCAACACCTGGGGCGATCTGGTAAACCTCGAGGTCGAAGCGGTGCGCCGATTCATCATCGACAACGCACTCATGTGGCTGCGCGATTTCCATATCGACGGGCTGCGCCTGGACGCGGTGCACGCGCTCGTCGACTCCAGCACGCCGCACCTGCTGACCCAGCTGGCAACCGAGGTCGACGCGCTCAGTGCGGCCATTCGCCGACCGCTCAGCCTCATCGCCGAGTCCGACCTCAACGATCCGGTGATGATCACGTCCCGCGAAAGCGGAGGCCACGGCCTGACTGCCCAGTGGGACGACGACGTGCATCACTCGCTGCACGCGCTGCTGACCGGCGAGCGACAGGGTTACTACGACGACTTCGGCTCGTTCGAGGGGCTGCGGAAGGTGCTGACTTCGGCGTTCTTCCACGACGGCACCTATTCGACCTTCCGCCGGCGCCGGCACGGAGCACCCGTGAATCGGGTGACGACCCCCGGGTACCGCTTCGTGGTCTGCCTGCAGAATCATGATCAGATCGGCAACCGTGCCGTCGGCGACCGACTGCCGGAGATCACATCGTCGGGCCGGTTGAAGATTGGCGCGGTGCTGCTCCTCACCTCCCCCTTCACCCCGATGCTCTGGATGGGCGAGGAGTGGCGAGCCGCGACGCGCTGGCCGTTCTTCACCTCCCATCCGGAGCCGGAGCTGGCGGAGGCGACCGGAGCCGGCCGGCTGGCCGAATTCGCCGACCACGGCTGGGACACCTCACAGATGATCAATCCGCAGGATCCAGCGGCCTACCGGGAGGCGATTCTCGACTGGAGCGAGCCATCGCGAGGCGAACACCGGGAGATGCTGGAGCTCTACCGGCGGTTGATCGCGCTGCGTCACGAGACCGCCGACCTGAGCGATCCCCGGCTAGATCTGGTCTCCGTGGATCTGGACGAGGCGCGAAGCTGCATCGTGGTTCATCGCGGACGGATTCGGGTGCTGGTGAATCTCGACGACGCAGCGCACGACTTCGACGTCGCCGCCGAGGAGGTTCTGCTTGCCACCGGGGAGTGTTCACAGCAGGCCGGAGTGATCACGGTCGGTCGCGAGTCCGCGGCGATCGTGCAGCTTTAG
- the zapE gene encoding cell division protein ZapE, whose protein sequence is MLHLTISGSTPGLRPARIGCLAVPIRLIDRLPVVSRADLLDSLVPPPLFADVSFDTYRPDPGEPTQLAAVEYLRAFALQVSRPPRKAGRFRRASGPEYPGGVYLDGGFGVGKTHLLASLWHAVPGPKAYATFVELTQLAGALGFADLVEALGGMRLLAIDEFELDDPGDTVLVSTLLARLSERGVALAATSNTLPDRLGEERFATDDFLREIQALAARFTPIRVDGPDYRHRGLPEPPPPLSDAELTRRAAEIPGASLDNFTDLAHHLATLHPSRYGALVEGVATVCLWDVRTAADQNVALRLVVLADRLYDRQIPLLTSGVPLTELFDAQMLAGGYRKKYRRAISRLIALNRMGAG, encoded by the coding sequence ATGCTTCATCTCACCATTTCCGGGTCCACCCCCGGCCTGCGCCCAGCACGGATAGGCTGCCTAGCTGTGCCCATACGACTCATCGACCGCCTACCGGTCGTGTCACGGGCCGACCTGCTCGACTCGCTCGTCCCACCGCCGCTCTTCGCCGACGTCAGTTTCGACACCTACCGGCCTGATCCGGGAGAGCCGACGCAGCTGGCCGCGGTCGAATACCTGCGGGCCTTCGCGCTACAAGTCTCCCGTCCACCGCGTAAGGCCGGACGATTTCGCCGTGCGTCCGGGCCGGAGTACCCGGGCGGGGTCTATCTGGACGGCGGATTCGGGGTTGGCAAGACACATCTGCTCGCGTCGCTCTGGCACGCGGTACCAGGCCCGAAGGCCTACGCCACCTTCGTCGAGCTAACGCAATTAGCCGGGGCGCTCGGGTTCGCCGACCTGGTCGAGGCACTCGGCGGCATGCGGTTGCTGGCGATCGACGAGTTCGAGCTGGACGATCCGGGTGACACGGTGCTCGTATCGACGTTGCTGGCTCGTCTCAGCGAACGGGGTGTGGCCCTGGCCGCGACGTCCAACACTCTCCCCGATCGGCTCGGGGAGGAGCGCTTCGCCACCGATGACTTCCTGCGCGAGATCCAGGCGCTGGCCGCCCGCTTCACCCCGATCCGGGTCGACGGCCCGGATTACCGCCACCGCGGCCTCCCCGAGCCGCCGCCTCCACTCTCCGATGCTGAGCTGACCAGGCGGGCCGCGGAGATTCCCGGGGCGAGCCTGGACAATTTCACCGATCTGGCTCACCACCTGGCGACGCTGCACCCCTCCCGCTACGGTGCGCTCGTCGAGGGCGTGGCAACGGTCTGCCTGTGGGATGTGCGCACCGCGGCCGACCAGAATGTCGCGCTGCGCCTCGTCGTGCTGGCCGACCGTCTCTATGACCGGCAGATCCCGCTTCTCACCTCCGGGGTGCCGCTGACCGAGCTATTCGACGCGCAGATGCTCGCCGGTGGCTACCGTAAGAAGTACCGGCGCGCGATCAGCCGGCTCATAGCGTTGAATCGGATGGGAGCTGGCTGA
- a CDS encoding pyrimidine reductase family protein, giving the protein MRELLGPSADPDPDSALDLHAFYATDWLEPGGLRVNFVSSVDGAVTAGGLSRGLQTPGDNKVFAVLRDLADVVVAGAGTISAEKYGPVKLSPARVTARTEHGLPPQLPVAVISRALNLDPASELFTPASERPRAIVLTCAAGGTPELRRRLSQGAEIIDCGDSEVDLTLARAALTERGHTRILCEGGPRLFADLAAAGVVDELCLSLSPLLAGPGSGRITAGTAWPGSDGLALTLRGLLEEDGALFLRYRSQVVPAGAGRAGNPPRGRLMGD; this is encoded by the coding sequence ATGCGCGAACTCCTCGGCCCGAGCGCCGACCCCGACCCCGATAGTGCGCTTGACCTGCACGCCTTCTATGCCACCGACTGGCTCGAGCCCGGCGGACTGCGGGTCAACTTCGTCTCCAGCGTCGACGGCGCCGTCACCGCCGGAGGACTCTCCCGCGGTCTGCAGACGCCCGGAGACAACAAGGTCTTCGCAGTGCTGCGAGACCTCGCCGATGTGGTGGTGGCCGGCGCCGGGACGATCTCGGCCGAGAAGTACGGTCCGGTCAAGCTCTCCCCGGCCCGGGTCACGGCCCGGACGGAGCACGGCCTGCCGCCGCAACTGCCGGTTGCCGTCATCTCCCGCGCTCTGAACCTTGATCCCGCGTCTGAGCTCTTCACGCCGGCCAGTGAGAGACCCCGGGCCATCGTCCTCACCTGTGCCGCCGGCGGCACACCTGAACTGCGCCGGCGGTTGAGCCAGGGCGCGGAGATCATCGACTGCGGCGACTCCGAGGTCGATCTGACGCTGGCCAGAGCTGCGCTGACCGAGCGGGGTCACACCCGAATCCTCTGCGAGGGTGGGCCTCGCCTCTTCGCTGATCTCGCTGCGGCGGGGGTGGTCGACGAACTCTGTCTGAGCCTCTCGCCGCTGCTGGCCGGGCCGGGTTCGGGGCGGATCACCGCCGGCACGGCCTGGCCCGGCTCGGACGGGCTGGCGCTGACCCTGCGCGGGCTGCTCGAGGAGGATGGGGCGCTCTTCCTGCGGTACCGCAGCCAAGTCGTGCCGGCCGGGGCCGGACGAGCGGGCAACCCGCCGCGGGGCCGACTGATGGGAGACTGA